Proteins from a single region of Pirellulaceae bacterium:
- the pth gene encoding aminoacyl-tRNA hydrolase, protein MARWWTQVWQILGGWRATKATANPESLPGSKPMKLVVGLGNPGRKYRATRHNVGFEVVAAVAKQNAAGPVRGKFQGELTDIATPAGRMVLLSPTTYMNRSGQSVRAALDFYKLERTDLLVICDDFHLDVGRLRFRAKGSAGGQKGLADIIQKLGSEEFSRLRIGIGQPPEGWNVPDYVLGRFHDEDRQMMDAAVQRAAKGVLDWAASDTVHCMNQYNGS, encoded by the coding sequence ATGGCTCGTTGGTGGACTCAGGTCTGGCAGATTCTGGGCGGTTGGCGAGCGACAAAAGCAACAGCTAACCCCGAATCGTTGCCTGGATCGAAACCGATGAAGTTAGTGGTTGGGTTGGGAAATCCTGGCCGGAAATATCGAGCAACTCGGCATAATGTCGGTTTTGAGGTGGTGGCCGCTGTTGCGAAACAGAATGCGGCTGGTCCGGTACGCGGGAAATTTCAAGGGGAGTTGACTGATATTGCCACCCCCGCTGGGCGAATGGTTTTGTTGAGTCCCACGACTTACATGAACCGAAGTGGACAGAGTGTGCGAGCCGCTTTGGATTTTTATAAACTTGAACGAACAGATTTGCTGGTGATTTGCGATGATTTCCACTTGGACGTTGGTCGGTTGCGATTTCGAGCCAAAGGCTCGGCGGGCGGCCAAAAAGGTCTGGCGGATATCATTCAAAAACTCGGTAGCGAAGAGTTCAGCCGACTTCGAATTGGAATCGGGCAACCGCCGGAAGGCTGGAATGTGCCTGACTACGTGCTGGGTCGGTTTCATGATGAAGATCGACAGATGATGGATGCTGCGGTGCAACGTGCTGCAAAAGGTGTGCTCGATTGGGCCGCCAGCGACACGGTTCATTGCATGAACCAATACAATGGCTCGTAA
- a CDS encoding 50S ribosomal protein L25, with amino-acid sequence MSENEVLNASIRESRGTREARRMRAQGQTPAILYGHGKESVSLALCASELSIFLRRGGKVTKLAGAVSDNALVRDVQWDAMGNEILHIDFTRVSLSEQVETNVAIDLRGEAPGIRSGGVIQHLLHEVQLKCSVQSIPDRLHVSVGSLELGQTITVADLDLPADAEALADSTVVIVQCVEPAAELEEEAAVADGAEPEVIGRKESDEEGDSDS; translated from the coding sequence ATGTCCGAAAATGAAGTACTGAATGCCTCAATTCGAGAATCTCGCGGCACCCGAGAAGCTCGACGTATGCGAGCTCAAGGTCAAACTCCGGCCATCCTGTATGGACACGGCAAGGAATCAGTGAGTTTGGCACTCTGCGCGAGTGAACTGTCGATCTTCCTGCGTCGCGGCGGCAAAGTGACGAAGTTGGCGGGCGCTGTCTCTGACAATGCTTTAGTCCGTGATGTGCAGTGGGATGCAATGGGCAACGAAATCTTGCACATTGATTTCACTCGCGTTAGTTTGAGCGAGCAAGTGGAGACAAACGTGGCAATCGACCTGCGGGGCGAGGCTCCTGGAATCCGGAGCGGGGGAGTGATTCAGCACTTGCTCCATGAAGTCCAGTTGAAATGCTCGGTTCAAAGCATTCCAGATCGATTGCATGTGAGTGTCGGTTCTCTTGAACTGGGGCAGACGATCACCGTAGCCGATTTAGACCTGCCTGCGGATGCAGAAGCGCTGGCTGACTCCACGGTTGTGATCGTGCAGTGTGTTGAGCCGGCGGCCGAGTTGGAAGAAGAAGCAGCGGTGGCTGATGGAGCAGAGCCTGAAGTGATCGGACGGAAGGAATCGGACGAGGAGGGCGATAGCGATAGTTGA
- a CDS encoding co-chaperone GroES, giving the protein MAKASKKKKNVFEYVEPIGARILVRKDEPKRETKGGIALPDQAEIPTITGRIVTISARVENDEDVPLRQYDRILFHPKNAIPVDFEPDNQLFVVPVEDVVAVFRRDEVGPES; this is encoded by the coding sequence ATGGCGAAGGCGAGCAAGAAGAAGAAAAACGTTTTCGAGTATGTTGAGCCCATCGGGGCGAGGATCTTGGTCCGAAAAGACGAGCCCAAGCGGGAGACCAAAGGGGGAATCGCCTTGCCGGACCAAGCTGAAATCCCCACGATTACAGGACGAATCGTAACCATTTCGGCTCGAGTGGAAAATGATGAGGACGTTCCACTGCGGCAGTATGACAGGATTCTGTTTCACCCCAAAAATGCCATTCCAGTCGACTTCGAACCTGACAATCAACTATTTGTCGTTCCTGTCGAAGATGTGGTGGCCGTTTTCCGCCGCGACGAGGTTGGTCCCGAATCCTAA
- a CDS encoding ribose-phosphate pyrophosphokinase — protein MRGLKIFSGRANRPLADRICTFLNLSPGNIALSDFPDGEISCKIEEDVRGRDVFLIQSTCPPVNKNLIELLIMIDSCKRASAARITAVLPYFGYARQDRKDEGRVPITAKLVANLITRAGADRALTMDLHAAQIQGFFDVPVDHLYAAPVLNGFFLDMGLKPDDIVIVSPDEGSIKRAVGHSKRLGGQIAIVDKRRSSPSETRQANIIGGPIDGRVALMFDDMISTAGSICGAARMVDEAGASEVYVAATHGVLAGEAVSRLRDAPIKKIVLTDTIPLTTEQAIPKIETLSVAALLGEAIKRIHHDESISEIFRVAGVTPGK, from the coding sequence ATGCGTGGACTGAAAATCTTTAGCGGTCGGGCGAATCGGCCGCTTGCCGATCGAATCTGTACTTTTCTCAATCTCAGCCCGGGAAATATCGCCTTGAGTGATTTTCCTGATGGCGAAATCTCCTGCAAGATCGAGGAAGACGTTCGTGGTCGCGATGTGTTCCTGATTCAGTCGACTTGTCCGCCTGTCAATAAGAATCTCATCGAACTGTTGATCATGATCGACAGTTGCAAACGGGCGAGTGCGGCAAGAATCACGGCCGTATTGCCCTATTTTGGCTATGCTCGCCAAGATCGTAAGGATGAAGGACGCGTTCCGATCACGGCCAAGCTAGTGGCAAACCTGATTACGCGTGCGGGAGCCGATCGAGCGCTGACCATGGACCTGCATGCGGCCCAAATTCAGGGGTTTTTTGATGTTCCGGTCGACCATCTCTACGCAGCACCCGTGCTCAATGGGTTCTTCCTCGACATGGGCTTGAAGCCTGATGACATCGTCATTGTCAGTCCGGATGAAGGCAGTATCAAACGGGCTGTCGGTCATTCCAAACGGCTCGGCGGTCAAATCGCAATCGTAGACAAACGCCGCAGTAGTCCTTCCGAAACGCGACAAGCCAATATTATCGGTGGTCCGATCGATGGTCGGGTGGCTTTGATGTTTGACGACATGATCAGCACGGCCGGTTCCATTTGTGGTGCCGCGCGGATGGTCGACGAAGCGGGCGCCAGCGAAGTCTACGTGGCAGCAACTCATGGGGTGCTTGCCGGAGAAGCCGTTTCGAGACTCAGAGATGCCCCGATTAAGAAAATTGTTTTGACCGACACGATTCCGTTGACGACAGAACAGGCGATTCCCAAGATCGAAACGCTCAGCGTGGCTGCCCTGCTGGGCGAGGCAATTAAACGAATTCACCACGATGAGTCGATCAGTGAGATTTTTCGTGTCGCCGGTGTTACGCCAGGAAAGTAA
- a CDS encoding NTP transferase domain-containing protein, producing the protein MTHPIAVVLAAGKGTRMESDLPKVLVKAAGRSLVEYVLDALSDAGVDESIVVVGYRGEDVKQTLGERGSVRFAEQTEQLGTGHAVKMCMPLLEGHDGPVLVLTGDSPMTQASSLRQLLEEYEAERPACILGTLIKEDPTGLGRIVRDRDGEFRAIVEEKDASEDERAIQEVNMSTYIFDCKSLLSSLRELKNDNRQGEYYITDCPGILQAAGKVVKASPVLKPCEALSVNNMQDLRVVEDELKRSHVL; encoded by the coding sequence ATGACTCATCCCATTGCTGTTGTTTTGGCTGCCGGTAAAGGCACGCGTATGGAATCGGACTTGCCGAAAGTGCTGGTCAAGGCTGCTGGGCGATCGCTGGTGGAGTATGTCTTGGATGCGCTGTCGGATGCGGGTGTCGATGAATCGATCGTCGTTGTCGGCTATCGGGGTGAGGATGTCAAGCAAACGTTGGGAGAGCGTGGGTCGGTTCGATTTGCCGAACAAACCGAGCAATTGGGGACCGGGCACGCGGTGAAAATGTGCATGCCGTTGTTGGAGGGTCATGACGGTCCAGTCCTTGTCTTGACGGGGGATTCTCCGATGACTCAGGCTTCTTCCTTGCGGCAGTTGCTGGAGGAATACGAAGCCGAACGTCCTGCTTGTATTTTGGGAACGCTGATCAAGGAGGATCCGACAGGCCTGGGACGGATTGTTCGTGATCGGGATGGCGAATTTAGGGCGATCGTGGAAGAAAAAGATGCCTCGGAGGATGAGCGAGCGATTCAGGAAGTCAATATGAGCACCTACATTTTCGACTGCAAGTCATTGCTCAGTTCCTTGCGAGAACTCAAAAATGATAATCGCCAAGGGGAGTATTACATCACCGATTGCCCGGGAATTCTGCAGGCTGCCGGCAAAGTCGTCAAGGCGTCGCCCGTGTTGAAGCCTTGTGAGGCGTTGAGTGTGAACAATATGCAGGACTTGCGTGTCGTTGAAGATGAATTAAAACGGTCCCATGTGCTATGA
- the argB gene encoding acetylglutamate kinase: protein MKEAIQKADVLIEALAWIRRFRDKITVIKLGGSVMEDPDALRHVLLDLVFMETVGMRPVVVHGGGAAISRAMDAAGIEPHFIQGRRYTDDATLAIVKRVLAEETNTNLAAQIVELGGCATNLNHQTTNVLFGERIKLPAADGEMIDLGQVGRVTQVDCDTIIDLCHQGHIPVIPSMCQETETGKLLNVNADTAATTVAQMLSAEKLVYLSDVNGVRRDKDDPNTHLHSLRASEARQMIENGSIASGMIPKVEACLETLEKGVKKVHIVDGGLRHSLLLEVYTTSGVGTEIVHDRPR, encoded by the coding sequence TTGAAAGAAGCCATCCAGAAAGCTGACGTTCTGATCGAAGCACTCGCCTGGATTCGAAGATTCCGCGACAAGATTACGGTCATCAAGCTGGGCGGCAGCGTGATGGAAGACCCCGATGCACTGCGTCATGTGCTTTTGGATCTGGTCTTCATGGAAACGGTTGGCATGCGTCCTGTCGTGGTACATGGAGGAGGAGCAGCCATTTCGAGGGCGATGGATGCCGCCGGCATCGAACCTCACTTCATCCAGGGCCGTCGCTACACCGATGATGCGACACTCGCCATTGTGAAGCGAGTCCTCGCAGAAGAAACAAACACCAATCTGGCAGCACAAATTGTCGAACTGGGTGGTTGTGCTACCAACCTCAACCACCAAACAACCAACGTTCTGTTCGGCGAACGCATCAAGTTACCCGCGGCAGATGGAGAAATGATTGACCTCGGCCAGGTGGGACGAGTCACGCAAGTTGACTGCGACACCATTATTGACCTCTGCCATCAAGGTCACATTCCCGTCATCCCATCCATGTGTCAAGAAACAGAAACAGGAAAGCTGCTGAACGTCAACGCGGACACAGCCGCAACCACCGTTGCCCAGATGTTGAGCGCCGAAAAACTAGTTTACCTGAGTGATGTAAATGGAGTACGAAGGGACAAAGACGATCCGAACACCCATTTACATTCACTGCGAGCGAGCGAAGCAAGGCAGATGATCGAGAACGGCAGCATCGCGAGCGGCATGATCCCGAAAGTAGAAGCCTGCCTCGAGACCTTGGAGAAAGGAGTCAAGAAAGTGCATATCGT